In Anaerostipes hadrus ATCC 29173 = JCM 17467, a single genomic region encodes these proteins:
- a CDS encoding succinylglutamate desuccinylase/aspartoacylase family protein, which produces MLEATFAHSLNMIGTPVLVVEMGVGMRVTKEYCKQLVDGIFVEMKDLGMWQGEVITPKDPLISTDGEVHYLNAGYAGIFLPTVEHWTNVKKGDKIGEILDPLEGVVKEELYSECDGILFTLREYPVVSEGSLIGRILERQA; this is translated from the coding sequence GTGTTAGAAGCAACTTTTGCACATTCATTAAATATGATCGGAACTCCAGTGCTTGTCGTGGAGATGGGCGTTGGAATGCGCGTGACAAAAGAGTACTGCAAACAATTAGTGGATGGTATTTTTGTAGAGATGAAAGATCTTGGAATGTGGCAAGGAGAAGTTATTACACCGAAAGATCCGTTGATCTCCACGGATGGAGAAGTCCACTATCTGAATGCGGGATATGCAGGAATCTTTCTTCCAACGGTAGAACATTGGACAAATGTTAAAAAGGGAGATAAGATCGGAGAAATTCTAGATCCATTGGAGGGCGTTGTGAAAGAAGAATTATATTCAGAATGTGATGGAATATTATTTACACTAAGAGAATATCCGGTTGTAAGTGAAGGATCACTGATTGGACGTATTCTGGAAAGGCAGGCGTGA
- a CDS encoding MATE family efflux transporter, with translation MENYLFEKMSVPKAYMKLALPVVLSMIVSLVYNMVDTYFIALTGVQELVAGVSLVAPMFTLMIAFGDIFGLGGSSAISRLLGEKKDNEAKKTCAFCIWISLVFGLCISAILLLFRTQILGLLGVGKDTYQYANAYYTWIAIGAVSIIFSMVPSNILRTEGLAVQSMAGSIIGSIVNIIFDPIFIFGLNQGAAGAAMATVLGNIIADIYYVYAVMKKSKRLTCSPSHMKVTGRRIRDILMIGIPASITNIMQTFMMVMTNNFLLTYGTDKVAAMGIALKVNMITALVLVGFAFGGQPLVGYNYGAKNEKRLKNILKFAYLFEMGLGLLFTILMCIFAPQIIKVFMDKPDIITNGAMMLRFQQIGMTFMSVSLISTCVCQAVGNAGGAFVLSISRQGVIYVLALFIMSNVFGYTGVLVSQACSDVVTALIAAVIMLKIMKKLTNKNE, from the coding sequence ATGGAAAACTATTTATTTGAAAAAATGTCAGTTCCAAAGGCATATATGAAACTTGCACTGCCAGTGGTATTAAGTATGATTGTATCATTAGTATATAACATGGTAGATACCTATTTTATCGCCCTGACAGGAGTGCAGGAACTGGTTGCCGGAGTGTCACTCGTAGCACCGATGTTTACCTTAATGATCGCATTTGGAGATATCTTCGGACTTGGAGGAAGTTCCGCGATTTCAAGATTGTTAGGAGAGAAGAAAGATAACGAGGCAAAGAAAACATGCGCATTCTGTATCTGGATATCTTTGGTATTTGGACTATGTATCAGTGCAATCCTATTATTATTCCGTACACAGATTCTCGGATTATTAGGAGTTGGCAAAGATACATACCAGTATGCCAATGCCTACTACACATGGATTGCGATTGGTGCAGTATCTATCATTTTCAGCATGGTGCCAAGCAATATCCTAAGAACCGAAGGATTAGCAGTCCAGTCAATGGCAGGATCAATTATTGGTTCCATTGTAAATATCATCTTTGACCCAATCTTTATCTTTGGATTAAACCAGGGGGCAGCAGGAGCCGCCATGGCAACAGTTCTTGGAAATATCATTGCAGATATTTATTATGTATATGCGGTGATGAAGAAATCAAAGAGACTGACATGTTCTCCATCCCATATGAAGGTCACAGGAAGAAGGATCAGAGATATCTTAATGATCGGAATTCCAGCATCGATCACAAATATCATGCAGACCTTTATGATGGTCATGACCAATAATTTTTTACTTACATATGGAACAGATAAAGTCGCAGCGATGGGAATCGCATTAAAGGTTAATATGATCACAGCCTTAGTACTCGTAGGATTTGCCTTCGGAGGACAGCCGCTGGTCGGATACAACTACGGGGCTAAAAATGAAAAAAGATTAAAAAATATCCTGAAATTTGCATATTTATTTGAAATGGGATTAGGACTATTATTTACGATTCTCATGTGTATTTTCGCACCACAGATCATCAAAGTATTTATGGATAAACCAGATATCATAACAAATGGAGCCATGATGTTAAGATTCCAGCAGATCGGAATGACCTTTATGTCCGTGAGCCTGATCTCAACCTGCGTATGTCAGGCCGTTGGAAATGCAGGAGGAGCTTTTGTTTTATCCATTAGCAGACAGGGTGTGATCTATGTATTAGCACTTTTTATCATGTCAAATGTGTTTGGATATACAGGAGTTTTGGTATCACAGGCGTGTTCAGACGTGGTTACAGCATTGATCGCAGCAGTTATTATGCTTAAGATCATGAAAAAACTTACAAATAAAAATGAATAA
- a CDS encoding M14 family metallopeptidase, which produces MEKVLLYQMDSLYRDSFKIYGYHFGGNEKTVCIVGAIRGNEIQQLYMCSNLIKTLKLLEERRCLDENLGIMIVPSVNPYSLNTSTRFWATDNTDINRMFPGYDLGETTQRIADGFFQKVKDYTYGIHFTSFYLEGNFTPHVRIMKTGYENVEVAKEFAMPYIMLRNPKPYDTTTLNYEWQVWGTQAFSIYTPETDQVDVKQARYGIDAVIKSPCEGCLFYHGSNPLIYSNTAIAKIIKDTDFI; this is translated from the coding sequence ATGGAAAAAGTTTTACTCTATCAGATGGATTCTCTTTACAGGGATTCGTTTAAAATTTATGGATATCATTTTGGAGGAAATGAAAAAACAGTCTGTATTGTCGGTGCGATCCGTGGAAATGAAATTCAACAATTATATATGTGTTCCAATCTGATCAAAACGTTAAAATTATTGGAAGAAAGAAGATGCCTTGATGAGAATCTTGGAATTATGATCGTTCCTTCTGTTAATCCATATTCACTCAATACAAGTACAAGGTTCTGGGCAACGGATAATACAGATATCAATCGAATGTTTCCAGGATATGATCTGGGTGAGACAACACAAAGGATTGCAGACGGATTTTTCCAAAAAGTAAAAGATTATACTTATGGAATCCATTTTACAAGCTTTTATCTGGAAGGAAATTTCACTCCGCATGTCAGAATCATGAAAACAGGATATGAAAATGTAGAAGTGGCAAAAGAATTTGCAATGCCATATATTATGTTAAGAAATCCAAAACCTTATGATACGACAACTCTGAATTATGAATGGCAGGTATGGGGAACACAGGCATTTTCGATTTATACACCGGAAACAGATCAGGTTGATGTAAAACAGGCACGTTACGGAATTGATGCAGTGATCAAGTCGCCATGCGAGGGATGTTTGTTTTATCATGGATCCAATCCATTGATCTACTCGAATACTGCAATTGCAAAGATCATAAAGGATACAGATTTTATTTAA
- a CDS encoding helix-turn-helix domain-containing protein — MNVAANLLMEDSKVEIQEIALKMGYENPGKFSSAFKSVMGVTPAKYRKH; from the coding sequence ATGAATGTTGCAGCCAATCTGTTAATGGAAGATTCCAAAGTAGAGATTCAAGAAATTGCATTGAAAATGGGATACGAAAATCCAGGAAAATTTTCATCCGCATTTAAAAGCGTGATGGGCGTGACACCAGCCAAATATAGAAAGCATTAA